Genomic DNA from Equus caballus isolate H_3958 breed thoroughbred chromosome 10, TB-T2T, whole genome shotgun sequence:
tggccaagtggttaagttcgcgcgctctgcttcggcggcccagggttcggatcctgggcgtggacatggcaccgctcattaggccatgttgaggcggcgtcccacatgccacaactagaagcacctacaactatgtactggggggatttggggagaaaaaagcaggaaaaaaaaaaagaagattggcaatagttgttagttcagacgccaatctttaaaaaaaaaaaaaaaaatctggtggTGTCCACTAGGGTCCAGCAGCCGTTCAACCCCAAAGCCAACCGCAGAAGCCAGATTGCAGGCAGTTGATGGTTAAGGTATTGGCTGGgactttctcctttccctccgTACACTGGGATCTGGTATTATTGATTGTTAGAACAGTTTCCTCAAAAATCTGTTCAAGAATATATTCCTGATTCTACATTCCTCACCTCCTTCTGGTCCACACACCTGAGGCAGTTTGGTCCCTGAATGTGGGTGTTTCCAGAGAGGCTTCCTCTCTTCTTGGTTGCCTCCTGGATAGTGACTGAGACCAAAATTGTAGGGATTCATACAGACCTGTTTTGAAAATTAAGGATTCTGCCCCATGACTATTCTTgggtcatctttctttctttctttctttttttttctttttttggtgaggaaggttggccctgagctaacatctgtgcccatcttcctctatttcatatgtgggacgctgccacagcatggcttgatgagtggtgtgtaggtccacacctgggatccgaaccacgtgaacttagccactatgccaccgggccagccccttgggtcacctttctttcttcttgctggACAGCCTGGTGGTTACATCCTCCAGGTGGCAGCCTGGCCCAAAGTGGGCTAACTAAGAAGTTCAAACTAAATTCTGGTATAGCCACCAGCATTCCCTTTGTGGCTTGACATGGCCCTaggtcaggggttggcaaactacggTCTGTGGGATAAATCTGTCCTGTGAGCTAagaacagtttttacatttttaaagaggtGTGAAAAATAAGTAACAAAGAAGAATATGCAACAGAGACCACATGTCCTGCAaagccacaaatatttattatccagTTCTTTGTAGGAAAAATTTGCTGACTCCTGTTTTGGTTGAAACTACTTGCTGACACCACCCATGTGGCTTCACCAAGTCAATGGAATGGTCATCCAAATCAAGGTCAACAACCAAACTCATGCTGCAGGACTGTCCAGCAGAGATACCTCACCCAATGCAGCCCAGTGCAGGGGGCTGGAGGCTTCCACCCCACATCCACCAAGACCACCAACCTCCCCTGCGGAAATTAATAGAAGAAACCTTAAcgaaattggagtcaggaaggcctgtagggggagctctcacgccCTATCACACATTAGTCAATTACACCAAACAAGAAGAGAGGGACAGTTGCATCTTTGAttggaagtaaaactactttactactgaaggaagatttctctccccacccggcaacagctcagccaatgagaaacaccacagctcagccaatgagaaacaccacagctcagccaatgagaaacaccacagctcagccaatgagaaacaccacagctcagccaatgagaaatgccacagctcagccaatgagaaacatcacagctcagccaatgagatatgctgcagctcagccaatgagaaatgccacagctcagcgaatgagaaatgccacagctcagccaatgagaaacaccacagctcagccaataagaaatgccacagctcagccattGAGAAAcatcacagctcagccaatgagaaacaccacagctcagccaatgagaaacgccacagctcagccaatgagaaacatcacagctcagccaatgagatatgccgcagctcagccaatgagaaatgccacagctcagccaatgagaagccccGTTGCCTCCCTGAACTGTTCCTTTCCCCCAATAGACTTTCCTTAGAACAGCCCCTCAgcctccccctttttctctataaaagcagctcccctcctttgttctCTGGATTAGCCTATGGTTTGCCACAGCATGCACAtcttgaattgcaattcttttggcttttccaaaataaattcattttgagggtaaaatgccaggcaaatttgctttttaagttgacaccTCATACAGAGAGGTCACCTCGCATGTCTTTGCTTTCCCCTCCAAGCTTGTGGGAATGCCTTAGAGTGGGGAATGTAGGTCACATGACAGCACTCCAGCTGTAAGGGTCAAGAAGCATTTAGCCTGGTAGGGACATGAAAAATGAAAGGACCCCAGACTAGGAGCCAGAAGACTTTGATCCTCTTGTCGCCTCAATCACTGACTGGTTGCTTGACCTCAGGGCAGttttcttctctgagcctcctgcaGTATCCACTTCCTGAAAGGAGAGGTGGGTGGAGGAACCCAGCAAAGGGCCTGTCTGTTGCCCTGTCCAAGTATTAACAAGAGCACAGGGACTTCTCGCAGCGCCTGGAACAGTGTCCTCTGTGCCAGGACTTCTCATCCCCCAACTTCTCACAAAAACAAACTTAGAGCTGGATCTCTACCTGACTTAGATGCATCACCTATGCTGGCTTTTATCTTACTCCCACCAGACGCTTGGTGATACCTGGTTCATGGTGGCCCGTCCTGGCTCTGAGAGGTGAAGAAAGACATAGACGTGAGGGTGAGGGTGGAAGGGGGACCAGGCCTACTCTGCTCAGCTCCAGTTTCCCGAGCTGGGTCACCTCAGACCCAGGGTCCCTGGAGagcaagggaggaggaaggaggtgagaggCTTGGGTGTGGGGAGGCCGTGGGGCCTTTTGCCTCTGACCCTTTCAGGGCTCTCCAAATGAGGCTGTAGAAGCCATTACACTGGGGATGCACgaagaaaaatttagaatttctacttatgtctatttttttaaccaaaacaagcaaaacaagtTAAGCTTTATTGATATTAAGTATGTAGAATGACAGTACTTCACATGTAAATTTTCTACATATGTTGGGGATATTTTCTCAAATTGTCGTCACTGATAGGGGAGTGTGATAAAGAATGTTTAGCGAtctcccaggtaaacaaaaggtGTGAAGGGCAGGCGAAGACTTGGGAAGTGATTGGGAACCAGAGTGAGTGGTGATGGGAGCTGGCACTGATCCCCACGGTCAGGACCTTTGGGGGTTGGGAGGTAGGGAAGAGTTTTTGCCCGGGAAATCACTAGGGGGTGTGCCTTCTAGAAGGCACCTCCACTCCCTAAGCTGCCTTAACTCCGTGTGACATTTGAAGAGGCTGGGTAGTGTTAACTATTCCCGTAGACAACCTAATAAGCTCCAAGTTCTCCAAGACTCCTTGGTCCCTAGCCCACGGAAACCATGTGACCCACCTCCCAGGGCCCAAGTGGCTGAGAGACTCTGCCGGAAGTAAGAACGAAGCATAATAGCCAGCTGGAGAGGACCTCCACACCGGTGCTGTTCCAGCATGCTAGCCTCTTGGTAGCAGGAGTGAGATGACAGTCGTGGGACACATTGGTCACCAATTACCAAGTTAGATTTAGGGATTAACACACCTTCTGGATTGAGTGATACTGACGGTTGCAAAGTTACCCCACAGTTTGGCTCAACTCCAGGACAAGGAGGGATCTAGAAACTCCGTATCTGTGTCCCGAAGGCAGAGAGAGATTGGGGTCACCACGCTGGATACTCAGTTCACCAGAGGTTGGCGATTTGGTggatgtgtgtgtgggaggaggcTGACATCTGAGCTGCTCACGAAAAGAACGCTATGCCCACAGCCTGTGCTTGGGGTCCCAGTGGACCGATTTATTGGCCCACAGAATTGTTGCTCCAGATCCATTCTGAGAGGACAGTCCTCGAGAAGTTAGCCAGCCCACTGATCCAGGTTGGTTGGGAAGTGGGGGGTTGGAGAGAACACTGTCTATCTCCATGACAACTAGGGAGGTTGGGTCCTAGAAAGTGCTGTGATGCCCATCACCGTTATGCCAAAATGGTGCCCCCACTTCACAGGAAGAAAGGGGGCACTGGGTCCAACCCTGTGAGCAGTTcagttgatttcttctgaggtctcCAATCCCAGAGAAGAGTGGTCCACTTAGCAGAACTGATACTATTCCAGGAGAGGGAAGAGCTCCCGAGTTGTCCATTTCCTTCCAAGGCCAAATAAGTGATGTCACCGGTTGCTAGGAAAGTTGTCCAcgtgcccctccccctcctttctgGTAGAACCAGTTATTCCTGTAGCAAAATGGGCACTAATGTGGACAGTTATGGGGTGGATTTGCTGCCTTGGAAAAAGGGGTGGTGTCAGCAGTTACTGAACAGATTTCTTGTGATTTTCTTTGGTCTCCCCGTGCTTGTCACTGTTGTCTATTTCTGTTGAGATTGGGCTCACCTGCCTCGAAGGGACTAGGCTGGCACTCCTTATGGACAACATGGAAGTCAGGGAGGAAATGCGAGGCAGGCTGAGCCAGGAAGAGTCCTGACTGGTCACACTGGAGGGCAGGTTGGACTGACGTAAGGGGACCACGTCCGGCCCCTTGTCCAAGGTCAGGCTGAACGCTTTCAATGAGCTCTCGCTGTTTCCCTCCTGCATCTTGAAGTTGGACTTCACCAAGCGGTGCTTAGGCCATGCGAAGTGCTTGATGGGGGCCAAGGGCATCTTTTTGGACAGTGGCTTTTCAAAGCGTTCAGAGGCAATGTGGTCCTGGAGGTGCCACCACTGGTAAAGTGGGTGGACTGGGATTGGCAGAAGCGTGAGGATGCTGAGGAAGGTGACCCAGCCCAGGGTGTTCTGTGGGTAGGGCTGTTTTACCTCCTGGGTCTGGGGGCAGAGAGAGCCGGGGGCAGGCGGGGAGGAAGAGGCAATGGTGGCAGGGTTTCAGTTCATGTGCTCCTGGGGATTGGATTCCCCAGGGGCTGAGAAGCTGGCTAAAGGGTCCCTGGGGACAGTAGGAGCCCAGACCTAGGATCCTGTGGGGGGAGATCTGATAAGGGGTCCCCAGAGTGAGAGTGGCAGGCCAGGGTGGGGGAACCTCACCACGCTGCTGTTCCAGGCAATGTAGTAGGGGGGTACCCTCTGGTAGAGCTGGATGAGGCAGATGATGAGGAGGGCCAGCAGCCCGGGCAGGGTCATGTAGCACAACAGGAAAGTGAAGAAGGACCACAGAAAGTGGCCCAGCTCACTCGATATTTCTTCCCTGAACCTGGGGTGGAGGCGATGGGCAGGGACGTCTGGAAAGGAGCTCTCCTCCAGCCACCAGGGCCTGGAGCGCTTGGGAGGGTTGGCTCACCAGCCCTCTGGTTCTCTCATAGGTGTTCAATGCTTTGGGCCTGCCGAGGGCTGCCAGGTCCTCCCTGAGGCTGGGTACTGCCTCTTTTCTCCGCTTGGGAATCCCCTGATCCAGGGGGGCGCACCCCtccagccctctgccttcagatTAGCTCATGTGGCCAATGGTGGGGGAACCTGAGTCCCCTGGGTCCTGACTGCTCCTTCCATCAGGACCACCTGGCTGCCCTCTGATCACTCCCACCTGCACTGTCGTGCTCTGAGCTGGACCTCCCTGCTGTGGGACGGACAGAGGGGGCAGATCACCCCCCAACTCTTCTCAGAGACCTCGGATGGGGTTCCTGGCTGGGCAGACCCCGGGGCTTGGACATCACCTTTTAGCTCCATAGATCCAGGCCAGGGCCACATTCTGGAAGGCCACAATGGTGATGAGGGTCAGCGGGACCAGGCGGTCATCAAACAAGGACATTATGTAGCTGCCGGGGCGACTGGTGAAGACGAAGCTGCCCAGGAAACCTCCCAAGCAGACGACTGCTAAGGCAGAGGCAGGTTTGGCCACACTGAGGTGTATGTGTAGGGCTGGGTCAGGGGTCGAACGAGCCCTGGAGATTGGGGGTGACCTGGGGACTGGGGGCAGCAGGGCAGGGTTTTCACTGGGGTGAGAATCCGTGGTACCTGAGAGCAGCTGGGGATAATTCCTGAAGATGGAGTTCTGGAAGGGAACAACAATGCCTTCCAGGATTCTTATCAAGGTGCTCAGCTCTGTGACGGCAAGCGTCAGGAAGAAGAGGATGGcccagagggaagaggcagggaatAACGAGACGACTTGGGAGAAGGCTGCGAATGCCAGGCCAGGGCCCTCCATGAACTGTGGGGGAGAAGGCTCAGAGGCAGTGGCGGGTCTGGAGCGGGGGGAGTGGTGCCGTGATGGAGTAGCGGTGGCAGAGGAAAGAGGCACAGAGCGGGGGGTGGGTGGCGGAGGGCCGAGCGTTTCCCTTTCTCGGTTTTGTTAGGCGTGTGAGCGCCAgctcctggggcctcagtttcctcctctgacaaATAGGGATCCAAAAGTTGAAGTGAGAATTGAAGTAGATAACTTAGCAAAGGCCCTGGCACATACGAGATGGTGATGGAGACGTGACGATCACTGTTACTTCCTTCAGAAGATGCTGAGGTGGCCCACAGGCTCCTGGGAAATACATTTCCCAGTGTCCTCTGGGGCCTGTGGGAAGCACCCTCCTGCCCGCACAAACACACCTTTTCCTTCTGCGCTTTGATGCTGCAGGACGGGGAGAAGCGGATGACCTGGTCCTGGAGGTGTCGAGGGAGGTTGCTGATCCAGTCTAAGTAATCCAGGGGGGGCTGAAGCAGGATGTTTTCTGGGGGCTTAGCATCCTGAGGCAGCACCCCGTCGTCTATCAGCTTCATCAGCTTTGAGACGCCCCTGAAGGGGAAGCAGAGGAATGGAAAGGGGATGGAGAAAATAACATGAAACATGAGCATTTCTTTGCGGAAAAATATGTTGTTTTGTGTGTATCATCATTTACGTGTCATGGTGCTATAAAGAGTTTCgttattttttcccctcaattttttGGCCATATCTCCATGTTGCTGAACGTAGAATGAGTTTCTTGTTTCTGACTACTGCACTGGACTGTGTAATCCATATTTACGATCCATGTTTTATATGTGATTCCCCAAACAACGAGGCCGCCTCCCATGATCACAAACGTCGCCACGATGACCACCCGTTGGCGGGGCTGTGTGAGACTTTCTCTGGGGTATATACTTGGGAATGTGGTCACTGGGCCATACATACCAGGCTTACTTAATTTAAATGCTGCCCAACACTCAGCTCTCTTCTATTCTCCTGGTTAGAAAGCTTCTCTGACAATCTACAGCTCCACGTTTCCTTATCTAGCCTTGCGACTCAAAGCGGGCTCTGTGGAGCCGCAGcgccacctgggaacttgttagaaacgcagaatcCTGAGCCTCCCCAGGAGATTCCTAAGGCCCATTATGGTTTGTGAAGCTCTATTTGACAAAGGACAGGGGGCTCCGGTGGCAGTTCTTCTAGGACCACCctgtccaatatgatagccaTTAGACACGCAGGGCTAAGCAAAAATTACTtacaattatataaaattaaaagttcgGTTCCTCAGTCTCATTTGCCATATTTGGTCACATTCGCCacctttcaagtgctcaacagccacacgtggctggtggctaccgtattggacagtgcaggtgTAGAGGGTTTCCGTCAAAAAGAGCTATTTGTGACACTATCTATTGGGCAGCACTGCCCTAGGATACAGTGGCTCTCAGTCTAGGCTGctcattggaatcacctgggagcctttttaaaaaaaaacaaaaaacaaccgtttttattgagctataatttacAGACACTAAAAAGCACAGATATTAAATGTACacttcaatgagttttgacaaatgaccCATGCaaccaacaccacaatcaagacacaCAATATTTCCACCACTCCAGAGAGCTCCTTTGGGCTTCTTCCCAGGCTATTCCCTCCACTCCAGAGGCAACTACTGACTTCCTTCACTACATATTCGTTTTGTGTTCTTGGATTTCCTATAAATAGATTCATACAatgtgtagtcttttgtgtctggcttgttgCATTCAATAAGATGtctgaaattcatccatgttgttgcacatgtccatagttcattcctttttaatgacGAATAGTATTctgttggttgaatgaatttACTAAGATTtatctgttcactttttttttttttttttttttctgaggaagattggccctgagctaacatctgtgccaatcctcctccaccagcatggctggtgagtggagcaggtctgcactcgggatccaaactcgagaccccaggacactgaagctgagtgcatggaactttaaccactcagccatggggctgggcccctgttcacttctttttgttttgttttgtttgtgtttttgggggtttttttttaaggaagattagccctgagctaacatctgccaccaatcctcctcttttcgctgaggaagactggctctgagctaacatccatgcccatcttcctctactttatacgtgggacacctgccacagtatggcttgatgggcagtgcgtaggtctgcaccggggatcccaaccggcaaaccctgggtcgccgaagcagaacatgcgaacttgactgctgcaccactgggccagccccctgtcgTTCACTTCTTGACGAACATTTGAGTTGTGTACAGTTTGGgtcattatgaataatgctgaagCCAAAATGTCTATAGATGGGATGAATGTTCATTTCTATATGTCTTTTTGTGGcgtgattttcatttccctggggTAAGTAGGAGGGGAGGGATAATGAGTTACATGGGAAGTGTATATTTATAAGAACCGCTAAACAGTTTCCAAAAACGGTCAtatcattttacactcccaccaacaatgcatgaAACTTCCAGTTGCTTTACACGCTCACAAACACTTTacagtttgtctttttaattttaatgattctgGTGGGTATTAAAGTGGGATCTCATTACGGTTTTACTTTGAATTTCCGATGATTTTCAACACCAATGATATCGAACCCTTTTTATATAAGCTTACTGGCCATTTGCATATGTCCTTTTGAGGGCAAGacttgcccattttctaattgtttggtTTTGTCttgagttgtgggagttcttaaaatattctggataaaagtgatttatcatatacatacatacgtgtgtgtgtgtgtgtgttagttatTTTCTCTCGGTCTGTGGCTTTCCTATTCATTTTCGGAGTGGTGCCTTTTGCTGaccagaagttttaaattttgatgaatcCGTCTTGGCaccttttcttttatggttcttGCTTTTTGTatcctagttaaaaaaaaatctttgttaagcccaaggtcataaagatattctaagttttcttctagaagcttcatagttttagtttttacatttagatctttggtTCATCTTGAATTAACTTTGGAGTTTGGTGTGTGGTAGTGAGCAAAGTTTATTCTTGTCCAGGTGGTTATCCAGCTCTTCCAGCACTGTGTATTGAAAAGACTTCCCTTTACCACGGGATTGCTTTGGCATCGTCAGTGAAAATCAGCTGATCACACATGTgtgttggtttattttattttgttctgttgatctgttGGTCTGTCCTTAAGCCAATGtaacactgtcttgattactgtaattttatagtaagtcttgaaatccaGTAGTA
This window encodes:
- the LOC102149641 gene encoding orphan sodium- and chloride-dependent neurotransmitter transporter NTT5-like isoform X5, with translation MESFEEIADEEVPKEPRIYVSQSLRRLTREILATKTQNCFTQTKRTEITMIQIAFSIGLDSIWRFPYLCHRNGGGSFILVYFFMLLLFGIPLLYIEMIMEQWLRVDNVRIWKQLVPWLGGIGYASIMVCILVSLYNSVIIVWSLSYLSHSFDHPLPWNECPLVKNINVTDLSCLRTVSHQYFWYHTTLSASGHIEEGVKALVLHLTLGIFAAWFLLFLIMITGLKVSIPMLIFSVFLLYILLCLFIRSLFLEGAIASLRRMVTIELSAWASLDLWRQAGSHVLYSLGLGMGTIINLSSCKTGGSNYAQVASLMALVNLVTSLLATSIIFIVLGFWAATSGHACVEKGVSKLMKLIDDGVLPQDAKPPENILLQPPLDYLDWISNLPRHLQDQVIRFSPSCSIKAQKEKNSIFRNYPQLLSGTTDSHPSENPALLPPVPRSPPISRARSTPDPALHIHLSVAKPASALAVVCLGGFLGSFVFTSRPGSYIMSLFDDRLVPLTLITIVAFQNVALAWIYGAKRFREEISSELGHFLWSFFTFLLCYMTLPGLLALLIICLIQLYQRVPPYYIAWNSSVTQEVKQPYPQNTLGWVTFLSILTLLPIPVHPLYQWWHLQDHIASERFEKPLSKKMPLAPIKHFAWPKHRLVKSNFKMQEGNSESSLKAFSLTLDKGPDVVPLRQSNLPSSVTSQDSSWLSLPRISSLTSMLSIRSASLVPSRQVSPISTEIDNSDKHGETKENHKKSVQ